The genomic window AGGGCAGATTCTCTCTCATCTCGTCTATTATCGAATCTTGCAGATTGTGGAGTTTATCCCAATCCACGTCGTCGTTTTGCCGTCTTTCGGCGCGTTTTTTCTTATATCCCGCGAAAATCTCCGCGCGCCAATACTTGCCGGAGTCCGTGAAAATATGAAGTTTCCCGTATTTATGAAAGCGCGCGACGATAGCAAAAAGACGGTTTAGAAACGCCAAGCGCAAGCGGTCTTTGGAATACATCAGCCCCTGTTTTTTTAAACCGAACGCGACTTGTATAAACAGCGAACTGAAATCCAAAAACAGCATTCTCGTCCTTTCTCCAAAGCTACGTATCATATAATAACGATTATTTGTTTTAGCCTTAAAAACGGTTTGAACGCCGCCATTTAGGTCAAAACTAAACGCTTTGCACGCTATCAAGTCCCGATCGATTTTCTTTCGCTATTATAAGCAACCAATCGACTATTTATCGAGTCAAACAACGGAGAACGGCAATGCCCGAAAACAATCAAGACGCCGTTAGCGGCATGGAGCAGGTGCGCAATTTACTATTTGGCGCGCAGGTTCAGCAGATAGAAGAACGCATCAAAAAATTGGAGGATTTTTTCGTTTCGCGCATCGACGCGCTTAAAAGCGAGATTGTCGAGTCGCTACAGCGGCAGGAACGATTGTTTCATAGCAAGATTCAAGAGGAGTCGTCGCGACGAAGCGAGGACAAAAACTTTATCGAAAGCAAAGAAGAGCGTCTTAGCGAGGAGCTTAAATCAAGCCTCGAAGCGCTAAGCGAATCGTTTTCAACAGCCCAAAGCGAAATGAGCGCGCGGCTTTTATGCGCTTTGAACGATCGGCATAACGACGCGCTAAGAGCGTTAAACGACCTAGCCGTTTTATTGCGCAGAGAGCTGGTCGCTAAAACCGCGCTCGCTAAGGCGTTTGCCGAATTAGCCGACGGCGAGGCAAACGAAATCGGGGTCTGCGCGAGCGATGAGAAATAACGCTCAAAACGACGACGCGCTCGCCGCGTCCGCCGAAAAAAGCGCGGAGCGGTTTTCTCCGGAAAAGACGATCGCCAAAGAGGCGAGAGAGCGTGAGTTACGCTGGAAGGATCTGCCGCCGCCCGTAAGCGATCCGGAACTTATAGAGCTAAGAAGGCGGCTGTTTGAACGCGAGATTTTTATAATCGACAAACTTAAGCAAACGCTTGACGGCGGGCGTTTCAGCGCGGGCGAAATGATGAAGATAATATCCGATTCTATCGTCGCGCGCGCGGGCAAGGACGAAAGATTTTCCTACGCGATGTCTCCGCTAGTGGAGCAAATTGTCTCCAAGTCGATGAAAATGCGTCAAAACGAGTTTGTCGATCTGCTGTTTCCGCTGATGGGTCCTTCCATTAGAAAATCGATCGCCGAAAATCTGCGAACGGCGCTAAACAATTTCTCAAAAAGTCTTGAAAACTCGCTCTCATGGCGCGGAATCCGCTGGCGCATAGAGGCTTGGCGCGCCGGCAAAAGTTTTAGCGACGTCGTTTTACTCCACACGGTCGTCTATAGCGTGGATCAGATCTTTTTTGTGCATAGCAAAACGGGACTGGCGCTAGCGCATATATTCAGGGACGGCGTGGAAAACCAAGAGGCGGATATGGTCAGCGCGATGCTTACCGCCATCAACGACTTTGCGCGCGACTGTTTCAAAGGCGACGCGCACGATCATTTAGAGTCGCTTAACATGGGCGCTCGCACGATTGTTATAGAAAAGCAAAACGAGGCTTATTTGGCGTGCGTCGTTCGCGGAACGCCAAGCGCCGAGTTTCGCGCGCGCATTCGCGACGCGCTCGATCGCCTAACGATCGAATACGTCGCGCAGTTATCGGAGTTTAACGGCGATTTAACGCCGTTTCAGCACGCGACGAGGTTTTTGTATCCGCTTTTGGAGGCGCGCTACGTAAAAGAGCATAAGCCTTTGCCCACGTGGGGCAAAGCGATCGCGATCGCGGTTTTGATCGGTCTGTTCGCCGCTCTTAGCTTTATATACGGGCGGCATTTGATACTAGACAACCACATATCGAACGCGATCCAATCGCTGACCAAAGAGCCGGGCGTTTTGGTAATCGCGCGAGATGAAATAGACGGCGGCAAAACTCGTTTGCGACTTTTGTTGGACGATCTCGCTAGAAAACCCGAAGAGACAATCGCCAACAATCCCGCGGCGGCGCGTATAGAGATAGTCTATACGCCGTTTGTCTCGCTTGAGCCGGAGATTGTGAAAAAGCGAGTCGGTTCGCTGCTAAACGCGCCGCGCGAGGTAACGATGAGTTTTGAAGACGGCGCGGTAACTCTGAAAGGCGCCGCGCCGCTAGAGTGGATAAACTACGCTAAGCGGGTTTTGCGAGAGGTTCCGGGCGTAAAGAGCGCCAATTTAGACGGACTAAGCGATCCGTATATGCAACAGATTACCAAGCTGATTGAGGCGATCGAAGCGATTGGAATTGAGTTTCCGGTGGGAAAATCCGATCCAATTAAAGAGGACGCGCCAAAACTGCAAAAAGCGGTGGATATGCTTGTCGAGCTAGAGAGCGCCGCCGGCAAAGTCGGGCTAACCCCAAGCCTCGTCGTATATGGGCACGCGGACGCGACGGGAACGGCGAAATACAACTACGAGATCAGCCGCGCGCGAGCCGCCGCGATCGCCGCCGAGCTTTACAAAAAAGGGAGCGCGATTCCCGTCGAGACGTATGGCATGGGTTCAAAGTATCCAAAAAACGAAGAGGCAAAATACGATCAAGCAAGCAGACGAATAGAGATGCGAGTGCGCCTGTTGCAATCGACCGCCGCGTATTAACCAGCGAAAGAAAGATCGATGATAAGCAAAAAAATCTGTATGTTAGGCGCTTTTTCCGTCGGCAAAACGTCGCTGGTGGGGCAATATGTTCACTCCATATTCAACGATCGGTATCTATCTACGATCGGCGTAAAGATCAGCAAAAAAGAGCTTTCTTGCGCCTTGTCGCCCCCCGTGACGCTTGTGATATGGGATTTGGAAGGCAAGGATATATACACAAACATAAACGCGTCGCATCTGCGCGGCGCGTCCGGCTTTTTCGTAATAGCCGACGGAACGAGAAGCGAAACGCTGGGCGAGGCGCTAACCATTCGCGATCTCGCGCTCAATATTATCGGCGAAAGCGCCCCAAATTATCTGCTTATCAACAAATCGGATATATGCGATAAGTGGGAGATCGCCGATCGGCAAATAGAGGAAATCTCGCTAGACGGCGTTAAGGTTATCAAGACCAGCGCCAAAACGGGCGATTCGGTAAACGCGGCGTTCGAGTTACTTTCGCGCGATATGTTGCTTGCCGCAAACATATCGGAG from Helicobacteraceae bacterium includes these protein-coding regions:
- a CDS encoding OmpA family protein is translated as MRNNAQNDDALAASAEKSAERFSPEKTIAKEARERELRWKDLPPPVSDPELIELRRRLFEREIFIIDKLKQTLDGGRFSAGEMMKIISDSIVARAGKDERFSYAMSPLVEQIVSKSMKMRQNEFVDLLFPLMGPSIRKSIAENLRTALNNFSKSLENSLSWRGIRWRIEAWRAGKSFSDVVLLHTVVYSVDQIFFVHSKTGLALAHIFRDGVENQEADMVSAMLTAINDFARDCFKGDAHDHLESLNMGARTIVIEKQNEAYLACVVRGTPSAEFRARIRDALDRLTIEYVAQLSEFNGDLTPFQHATRFLYPLLEARYVKEHKPLPTWGKAIAIAVLIGLFAALSFIYGRHLILDNHISNAIQSLTKEPGVLVIARDEIDGGKTRLRLLLDDLARKPEETIANNPAAARIEIVYTPFVSLEPEIVKKRVGSLLNAPREVTMSFEDGAVTLKGAAPLEWINYAKRVLREVPGVKSANLDGLSDPYMQQITKLIEAIEAIGIEFPVGKSDPIKEDAPKLQKAVDMLVELESAAGKVGLTPSLVVYGHADATGTAKYNYEISRARAAAIAAELYKKGSAIPVETYGMGSKYPKNEEAKYDQASRRIEMRVRLLQSTAAY
- a CDS encoding GTP-binding protein; its protein translation is MISKKICMLGAFSVGKTSLVGQYVHSIFNDRYLSTIGVKISKKELSCALSPPVTLVIWDLEGKDIYTNINASHLRGASGFFVIADGTRSETLGEALTIRDLALNIIGESAPNYLLINKSDICDKWEIADRQIEEISLDGVKVIKTSAKTGDSVNAAFELLSRDMLLAANISEGTS